One Hordeum vulgare subsp. vulgare chromosome 4H, MorexV3_pseudomolecules_assembly, whole genome shotgun sequence DNA window includes the following coding sequences:
- the LOC123448016 gene encoding transcription factor LHW-like isoform X2 — MAVGEALRRLCEEIGWSYAVFWKAIGAADPVHLVWEDGYCGHTPCPAGSEASQARATELGCSAAVDSICSLVRKDMAEQVHVVGEGTIGRVAFTGTHQWIIHGTADDHGLSSEVASEMHYQFRAGIKTIAIIPVLPRGVLQLGSTGVVMENTSFVMHAKKLCSQLNQRSSMAVSASVKSTSNQSRPLHGASNIQAADSSFSQFPVIREQYRRADSATASSSKSLNASLFEAAQQNGLTAREHLVYSKPNDMFVQQPSYCVSRLGSNTQSAAISSDLIPSSLASVEQQQMLMNTIGQLEFGSGTDLARSALLKSLLYRNPFMHDTSDMKLSHGRVGLSHGTAGHGSYGFLPGSAGVVSTTLCTSSQVSEQGSHSSSGMLRQKQPPVSCNVPQSSEFTMKMVRQEGRSSEGALPVSSQSDVQISNCLNGISQENLLSRSGHMHKDQNTNRANDPHVAVSTQGVKNMDACMLPGMPGETAHSLLLQPTWDNDLFDIFGSEFHQLGHNVDANLVSSCDAKSHSLDRDATEPSICLDSSSLFSSLDNDFPCSGIFSLTNTDQLLDAVISNVNPSSKQSSDDNASCKTALTDIPNICHFGLEELKQCDSSGIPSTVIKNESAQIVKQPYYFDKTEDGCHSQNNGAQKSQIRLWIENGQNMKCESASASNSKGLDAPSKSNRKRSRPGESSKARPKDRQLIQDRIKELREMVPNGAKCSIDALLEKTVKHMLFLQSVTKHADKLKDSTESKILGSENGPVWKDYFEGGATWAFDVGSQSMTCPIIVEDLDRPRQMLVEMICEDRGIFLEIADFIKGLGLTILRGVMEARKSKIWARFTVEANRDVTRMEIFLSLVRLLEPNCDGSGAAENPGNSVNMPLGLVHQPVIPATGGIQ, encoded by the exons ATGGCGGTCGGGGAGGCGCTGCGGCGGCTCTGCGAGGAGATCGGCTGGTCCTACGCCGTCTTCTGGAAGGCCATCGGCGCCGCCGACCCCGT GCATTTGGTGTGGGAGGACGGCTACTGCGGCCACACGCCATGCCCCGCCGGATCTGAGGCTTCTCAAGCCCGGGCTACTGAGCTCGGGTGTTCTGCTGCCGTTGACAGCATTTGCTCACTCGTTAGGAAGGACATGGCCGAGCAGGTTCATGTTGTGGGAGAAGG GACCATCGGCCGTGTTGCCTTCACTGGCACTCATCAATGGATCATCCATGGTACTGCGGATGATCACGGGCTCTCATCCGAG GTTGCTTCCGAGATGCATTATCAGTTCAGAGCTGGCATTAAG ACTATTGCGATTATTCCTGTGCTACCACGCGGCGTGCTACAATTAGGATCTACTGGTGTG GTTATGGAGAACACAAGTTTTGTGATGCATGCAAAGAAATTGTGCTCTCAGCTGAATCAGCGATCAAGTATGGCTGTATCTGCTTCAGTAAAAAGTACTTCGAATCAGTCGCGTCCGCTACATGGTGCCTCAAACATCCAAGCTGCAGACAGTTCCTTCAGTCAATTCCCAGTAATACGTGAACAATACAGACGTGCTGATAGCGCAACTGCGTCAAGTAGCAAATCACTAAATGCATCTTTGTTTGAGGCTGCACAACAGAATGGTCTAACTGCTAGAGAGCATCTTGTCTATTCCAAGCCTAACGATATGTTTGTACAACAACCGTCTTATTGTGTTAGTCGGCTTGGAAGTAATACACAGAGTGCTGCAATAAGCTCTGATTTGATCCCATCGAGCTTGGCATCAGTGGAGCAACAGCAAATGCTGATGAACACCATTGGGCAGTTGGAATTTGGTAGCGGTACAGATTTGGCAAGGAGTGCGCTGCTAAAATCGCTTTTATACCGAAATCCTTTTATGCATGACACCAGTGACATGAAGCTGTCACATGGAAGAGTTGGTCTATCCCATGGAACTGCTGGTCATGGGAGTTATGGTTTCCTCCCTGGAAGTGCCGGAGTAGTCAGCACTACCTTATGTACATCAAGTCAAGTATCAGAACAAGGAAGCCATTCCAGTTCAGGAATGTTACGGCAGAAGCAACCTCCAGTTTCTTGTAATGTTCCCCAATCTTCTGAATTCACCATGAAAATGGTGCGCCAAGAAGGAAGGTCATCTGAAGGTGCTCTACCTGTATCTTCTCAATCTGATGTTCAGATTTCTAATTGCTTGAATGGCATTTCCCAAGAGAATCTATTGAGTAGGTCAGGTCATATGCACAAAGATCAGAATACCAATAGAGCAAATGATCCACATGTTGCTGTGAGCACACAAGGTGTGAAGAATATGGATGCTTGCATGCTGCCAGGTATGCCCGGTGAGACAGCTCACTCATTGCTTTTGCAGCCAACGTGGGATAATGACTTGTTTGATATATTTGGTTCTGAATTTCATCAGTTGGGTCATAATGTGGATGCTAATTTGGTGTCCTCCTGTGATGCAAAATCTCATAGTTTAGATAGAGATGCAACTGAACCCTCGATTTGTCTTGATTCTTCGTCACTCTTCAGTTCACTAGACAATGATTTTCCCTGTTCTGGGATCTTCTCACTAACTAATACTGATCAATTACTGGATGCTGTCATCTCAAATGTCAACCCCAGCAGTAAGCAGAGTTCTGATGACAATGCTTCTTGCAAGACTGCATTGACTGACATTCCAAACATTTGTCATTTTGGCTTGGAAGAGTTAAAGCAATGTGACTCCTCGGGCATTCCTTCAACGGTAATCAAGAATGAGTCCGCACAGATTGTTAAACAGCCATATTACTTCGATAAGACTGAAGATGGCTGTCATTCCCAAAATAATGGAGCACAGAAATCTCAGATACGTCTTTGGATTGAAAATGGTCAGAACATGAAATGTGAAAGTGCATCAGCTTCTAACAGCAAAGGTCTTGATGCACCAAGCAAGTCAAATCGAAAGAGATCTCGACCTGGAGAGAGTTCTAAGGCACGGCCAAAGGACCGGCAGCTTATACAGGATCGTATAAAGGAGCTCCGAGAAATGGTGCCTAATGGGGCTAAG TGCAGCATTGATGCTTTGTTGGAGAAGACAGTTAAGCACATGCTCTTCTTGCAAAGCGTTACAAAGCATGCAGATAAGCTCAAGGATTCTACTGAATCTAAG ATACTTGGCAGCGAGAACGGTCCTGTATGGAAAGACTACTTTGAAGGTGGTGCAACCTGGGCCTTTGATGTTGGCTCTCAGTCTATGACATGTCCAATCATTGTTGAGGATCTTGACAGACCACGTCAGATGCTTGTGGAG ATGATTTGCGAGGATAGAGGCATCTTCTTGGAGATAGCTGATTTCATCAAAGGACTTGGGTTGACCATCCTGAGGGGTGTCATGGAAGCACGTAAAAGTAAAATCTGGGCACGCTTTACTGTTGAG GCAAACAGGGACGTAACCAGAATGGAAATCTTTCTCTCGCTTGTACGGTTGTTGGAACCCAATTGTGATGGCAGCGGAGCAGCAGAGAATCCCGGCAACAGTGTAAACATGCCTCTTGGTTTGGTTCACCAGCCTGTCATCCCGGCAACAGGTGGTATCCAGTGA
- the LOC123448016 gene encoding transcription factor LHW-like isoform X1, with protein sequence MAVGEALRRLCEEIGWSYAVFWKAIGAADPVHLVWEDGYCGHTPCPAGSEASQARATELGCSAAVDSICSLVRKDMAEQVHVVGEGTIGRVAFTGTHQWIIHGTADDHGLSSEVASEMHYQFRAGIKTIAIIPVLPRGVLQLGSTGVVMENTSFVMHAKKLCSQLNQRSSMAVSASVKSTSNQSRPLHGASNIQAADSSFSQFPVIREQYRRADSATASSSKSLNASLFEAAQQNGLTAREHLVYSKPNDMFVQQPSYCVSRLGSNTQSAAISSDLIPSSLASVEQQQMLMNTIGQLEFGSGTDLARSALLKSLLYRNPFMHDTSDMKLSHGRVGLSHGTAGHGSYGFLPGSAGVVSTTLCTSSQVSEQGSHSSSGMLRQKQPPVSCNVPQSSEFTMKMVRQEGRSSEGALPVSSQSDVQISNCLNGISQENLLSRSGHMHKDQNTNRANDPHVAVSTQGVKNMDACMLPGMPGETAHSLLLQPTWDNDLFDIFGSEFHQLGHNVDANLVSSCDAKSHSLDRDATEPSICLDSSSLFSSLDNDFPCSGIFSLTNTDQLLDAVISNVNPSSKQSSDDNASCKTALTDIPNICHFGLEELKQCDSSGIPSTVIKNESAQIVKQPYYFDKTEDGCHSQNNGAQKSQIRLWIENGQNMKCESASASNSKGLDAPSKSNRKRSRPGESSKARPKDRQLIQDRIKELREMVPNGAKQCSIDALLEKTVKHMLFLQSVTKHADKLKDSTESKILGSENGPVWKDYFEGGATWAFDVGSQSMTCPIIVEDLDRPRQMLVEMICEDRGIFLEIADFIKGLGLTILRGVMEARKSKIWARFTVEANRDVTRMEIFLSLVRLLEPNCDGSGAAENPGNSVNMPLGLVHQPVIPATGGIQ encoded by the exons ATGGCGGTCGGGGAGGCGCTGCGGCGGCTCTGCGAGGAGATCGGCTGGTCCTACGCCGTCTTCTGGAAGGCCATCGGCGCCGCCGACCCCGT GCATTTGGTGTGGGAGGACGGCTACTGCGGCCACACGCCATGCCCCGCCGGATCTGAGGCTTCTCAAGCCCGGGCTACTGAGCTCGGGTGTTCTGCTGCCGTTGACAGCATTTGCTCACTCGTTAGGAAGGACATGGCCGAGCAGGTTCATGTTGTGGGAGAAGG GACCATCGGCCGTGTTGCCTTCACTGGCACTCATCAATGGATCATCCATGGTACTGCGGATGATCACGGGCTCTCATCCGAG GTTGCTTCCGAGATGCATTATCAGTTCAGAGCTGGCATTAAG ACTATTGCGATTATTCCTGTGCTACCACGCGGCGTGCTACAATTAGGATCTACTGGTGTG GTTATGGAGAACACAAGTTTTGTGATGCATGCAAAGAAATTGTGCTCTCAGCTGAATCAGCGATCAAGTATGGCTGTATCTGCTTCAGTAAAAAGTACTTCGAATCAGTCGCGTCCGCTACATGGTGCCTCAAACATCCAAGCTGCAGACAGTTCCTTCAGTCAATTCCCAGTAATACGTGAACAATACAGACGTGCTGATAGCGCAACTGCGTCAAGTAGCAAATCACTAAATGCATCTTTGTTTGAGGCTGCACAACAGAATGGTCTAACTGCTAGAGAGCATCTTGTCTATTCCAAGCCTAACGATATGTTTGTACAACAACCGTCTTATTGTGTTAGTCGGCTTGGAAGTAATACACAGAGTGCTGCAATAAGCTCTGATTTGATCCCATCGAGCTTGGCATCAGTGGAGCAACAGCAAATGCTGATGAACACCATTGGGCAGTTGGAATTTGGTAGCGGTACAGATTTGGCAAGGAGTGCGCTGCTAAAATCGCTTTTATACCGAAATCCTTTTATGCATGACACCAGTGACATGAAGCTGTCACATGGAAGAGTTGGTCTATCCCATGGAACTGCTGGTCATGGGAGTTATGGTTTCCTCCCTGGAAGTGCCGGAGTAGTCAGCACTACCTTATGTACATCAAGTCAAGTATCAGAACAAGGAAGCCATTCCAGTTCAGGAATGTTACGGCAGAAGCAACCTCCAGTTTCTTGTAATGTTCCCCAATCTTCTGAATTCACCATGAAAATGGTGCGCCAAGAAGGAAGGTCATCTGAAGGTGCTCTACCTGTATCTTCTCAATCTGATGTTCAGATTTCTAATTGCTTGAATGGCATTTCCCAAGAGAATCTATTGAGTAGGTCAGGTCATATGCACAAAGATCAGAATACCAATAGAGCAAATGATCCACATGTTGCTGTGAGCACACAAGGTGTGAAGAATATGGATGCTTGCATGCTGCCAGGTATGCCCGGTGAGACAGCTCACTCATTGCTTTTGCAGCCAACGTGGGATAATGACTTGTTTGATATATTTGGTTCTGAATTTCATCAGTTGGGTCATAATGTGGATGCTAATTTGGTGTCCTCCTGTGATGCAAAATCTCATAGTTTAGATAGAGATGCAACTGAACCCTCGATTTGTCTTGATTCTTCGTCACTCTTCAGTTCACTAGACAATGATTTTCCCTGTTCTGGGATCTTCTCACTAACTAATACTGATCAATTACTGGATGCTGTCATCTCAAATGTCAACCCCAGCAGTAAGCAGAGTTCTGATGACAATGCTTCTTGCAAGACTGCATTGACTGACATTCCAAACATTTGTCATTTTGGCTTGGAAGAGTTAAAGCAATGTGACTCCTCGGGCATTCCTTCAACGGTAATCAAGAATGAGTCCGCACAGATTGTTAAACAGCCATATTACTTCGATAAGACTGAAGATGGCTGTCATTCCCAAAATAATGGAGCACAGAAATCTCAGATACGTCTTTGGATTGAAAATGGTCAGAACATGAAATGTGAAAGTGCATCAGCTTCTAACAGCAAAGGTCTTGATGCACCAAGCAAGTCAAATCGAAAGAGATCTCGACCTGGAGAGAGTTCTAAGGCACGGCCAAAGGACCGGCAGCTTATACAGGATCGTATAAAGGAGCTCCGAGAAATGGTGCCTAATGGGGCTAAG CAGTGCAGCATTGATGCTTTGTTGGAGAAGACAGTTAAGCACATGCTCTTCTTGCAAAGCGTTACAAAGCATGCAGATAAGCTCAAGGATTCTACTGAATCTAAG ATACTTGGCAGCGAGAACGGTCCTGTATGGAAAGACTACTTTGAAGGTGGTGCAACCTGGGCCTTTGATGTTGGCTCTCAGTCTATGACATGTCCAATCATTGTTGAGGATCTTGACAGACCACGTCAGATGCTTGTGGAG ATGATTTGCGAGGATAGAGGCATCTTCTTGGAGATAGCTGATTTCATCAAAGGACTTGGGTTGACCATCCTGAGGGGTGTCATGGAAGCACGTAAAAGTAAAATCTGGGCACGCTTTACTGTTGAG GCAAACAGGGACGTAACCAGAATGGAAATCTTTCTCTCGCTTGTACGGTTGTTGGAACCCAATTGTGATGGCAGCGGAGCAGCAGAGAATCCCGGCAACAGTGTAAACATGCCTCTTGGTTTGGTTCACCAGCCTGTCATCCCGGCAACAGGTGGTATCCAGTGA